A region of Micromonospora chokoriensis DNA encodes the following proteins:
- a CDS encoding LacI family DNA-binding transcriptional regulator: MKPTLQAVADAVGVSRSTVSNAYSRPDQLSASLRGRILDAARQLGYPGPNPTARSLRRGFVGSIGVLFTSQLSYAFTDPFAVRFLAGVGEAAERHSTSMLLVPLPTAVTDARRAVENAAVDGFCVYCVADEEWALDVIRARGLPFVSTAPRDDAGPDERYVGIDERAAAHSAAAHVAGLGHRRVALLADSVLPDAPAGPLTVPGVEQVPHPTTRGRLTGFADAFAEVGVDWAELTLVNAPGNSRKAAAAAVLGLFDRPDPPTAVLAGSDVLALGVLDALAARPAGDRPPVSVTGFDDVPEAAAAGLTTVRQPAEEKGRIAAELLLDPPTNTADGHVLLPTTLVVRDSTGPVSRS, encoded by the coding sequence GTGAAGCCGACACTGCAAGCCGTGGCCGACGCCGTCGGCGTCTCCCGCAGCACCGTGTCCAACGCCTACAGTCGCCCCGACCAGCTCTCCGCGAGCCTGCGCGGGCGCATCCTGGACGCCGCACGGCAACTCGGCTACCCCGGTCCCAACCCGACCGCGCGTTCCCTGCGCCGCGGCTTCGTCGGATCGATCGGCGTGCTGTTCACCTCGCAGCTGTCCTACGCCTTCACCGACCCGTTCGCCGTCCGCTTCCTCGCCGGCGTCGGCGAGGCGGCCGAGCGGCACAGCACCAGCATGTTGCTGGTGCCGCTGCCCACGGCGGTCACCGACGCCCGGCGGGCGGTCGAGAACGCCGCAGTGGACGGGTTCTGTGTCTACTGCGTCGCCGACGAGGAATGGGCGCTGGACGTGATCCGGGCGCGGGGCCTGCCGTTCGTCAGTACGGCCCCGCGCGACGACGCCGGCCCCGACGAGCGGTACGTCGGCATCGACGAACGGGCCGCCGCGCACAGCGCCGCCGCGCACGTGGCGGGCCTCGGTCACCGTCGCGTGGCGCTGCTCGCCGACTCGGTGCTGCCGGACGCCCCGGCCGGCCCGCTCACGGTGCCCGGGGTGGAGCAGGTTCCGCACCCCACAACCCGGGGGCGGCTCACCGGTTTCGCCGACGCGTTCGCCGAGGTCGGCGTCGACTGGGCCGAGCTGACCCTGGTCAACGCTCCGGGCAACAGTCGCAAGGCCGCCGCCGCGGCCGTCCTCGGGCTGTTCGACCGACCCGACCCCCCGACCGCCGTGCTGGCCGGCTCCGACGTCCTCGCGCTCGGTGTGCTGGACGCCCTGGCCGCCCGGCCGGCCGGTGACCGCCCACCCGTCTCGGTGACCGGTTTCGACGACGTTCCCGAGGCCGCCGCAGCCGGCCTCACCACCGTCCGGCAGCCGGCCGAGGAGAAGGGCCGCATCGCCGCCGAACTGCTGCTCGACCCGCCCACGAACACGGCGGACGGTCACGTGTTGTTGCCCACCACACTCGTCGTCCGGGACTCCACCGGACCTGTCTCGAGGAGTTGA
- a CDS encoding serine/threonine-protein kinase — MSPFTPTLRLHDRYVLHERIGLGGMSEVWRADDDVLGRPVAIKVLAGQFATDPHLRATIQREARAAARLTHPHVTQVYDYAEATLAGGAVVPYLVMELVEGHNLADRLRNGPMPWPEAMRVAGQIAAALAAAHRIGVVHRDVKPGNVMLTDTGAKVLDFGIAALGGLDGQSGEPLMGTPAYFAPERLRAGPPDPASDVYALGALLYRTLTGQAPLPVQSWEDALEVHRRGTPVPPLRVPGLPADVAELTVACLAADPADRPSAAHLARRFGAGQPVEPPTELLRVRPTAHPPTLIERSAARPAPVAVGPTRSRSRRPVAVLVAAGLAVLVGLGALITQGRLGAPDPADVAGAPSASAPAPRPTTQSPTPKPPPSPSTAASTAPPTTGQQVPVSLREMTGEFAAVLAGALARGDVDRKTAEDLRDELADLNRHTRDRAKRVAELRRHITELVERDRLSARTGAQLDNLLARTSSIFTGRTDD; from the coding sequence ATGTCGCCTTTCACGCCCACTCTCCGTCTGCACGACCGCTACGTCCTGCACGAGCGGATCGGTCTCGGCGGCATGTCCGAGGTGTGGCGGGCCGACGACGACGTGCTCGGCCGACCGGTCGCGATCAAGGTCCTCGCCGGGCAGTTCGCCACCGACCCGCACCTGCGGGCCACCATCCAGCGCGAGGCCCGCGCCGCCGCCCGGCTGACCCACCCCCACGTCACCCAGGTGTACGACTACGCCGAGGCGACCCTGGCCGGCGGCGCGGTGGTCCCGTACCTGGTGATGGAACTGGTCGAGGGCCACAACCTGGCCGACCGGCTCCGCAACGGCCCGATGCCCTGGCCGGAGGCGATGCGGGTGGCCGGGCAGATCGCCGCCGCGCTGGCCGCTGCGCACCGCATCGGCGTCGTGCACCGCGACGTCAAGCCCGGCAACGTCATGCTCACCGACACCGGGGCCAAGGTGCTCGACTTCGGCATCGCCGCGCTCGGCGGGCTCGACGGCCAGTCCGGCGAACCGCTGATGGGCACACCCGCCTACTTCGCCCCGGAGCGGTTGAGAGCCGGCCCGCCCGACCCGGCCAGCGACGTGTACGCCCTCGGCGCGCTGCTCTACCGCACCCTCACCGGTCAGGCCCCGCTGCCCGTGCAGAGCTGGGAGGACGCCCTGGAGGTGCACCGGCGTGGCACTCCGGTGCCGCCGCTACGGGTGCCCGGCCTCCCCGCCGACGTCGCCGAGCTGACCGTCGCCTGCCTGGCCGCCGATCCGGCCGACCGGCCGAGCGCCGCGCACCTGGCCCGTCGCTTCGGCGCGGGCCAGCCGGTCGAGCCGCCCACCGAGCTGCTGCGCGTCCGGCCGACAGCCCACCCACCGACCCTGATCGAGCGCTCGGCTGCCCGCCCCGCCCCGGTCGCCGTCGGGCCGACCCGCAGCCGATCGCGCCGGCCCGTCGCCGTGCTGGTCGCGGCCGGCCTCGCCGTGCTCGTCGGTCTCGGTGCCCTGATCACCCAGGGCCGGCTGGGCGCCCCCGACCCGGCCGACGTCGCGGGCGCACCGTCCGCCTCCGCCCCGGCGCCCCGACCCACGACGCAGTCGCCGACACCGAAACCGCCACCCTCGCCGTCAACGGCCGCCAGCACCGCGCCCCCGACCACCGGGCAGCAGGTGCCGGTCAGCCTCCGTGAGATGACCGGCGAGTTCGCCGCCGTTCTCGCCGGCGCGCTGGCCCGTGGTGACGTCGACCGCAAGACCGCCGAGGACCTACGCGACGAACTCGCCGACCTGAACCGCCACACCCGGGACCGGGCCAAGCGTGTCGCCGAGCTGCGGCGACACATCACCGAGTTGGTGGAGCGCGACCGGTTGTCGGCGCGTACGGGCGCCCAGCTCGACAATCTGCTCGCGCGGACCAGCAGCATCTTCACCGGCCGTACGGACGACTGA
- a CDS encoding sensor histidine kinase yields MGERPTGRWWGVLRPPIGVAAGVATAGAGFAFLAVAAAAFGLVAIRPAARRRVVALTKRYAGRLVHMERRRLGGLLAAGELPTTDGVATRRQIGYLAARLLTGTLGVLAYAVLGVGVVLAWIVLRAAVRGELTLPDALAQVGVGVVLLLLNVQAFASIAALDVRLARRLLSPGTRAELTRRVQELTASRAGVIAAVDAERQRIERDLHDGLQQRLIALGMLLGRARRARDVDRTHALIVQAHEDVQRAVEELREVAWRVYPSALDSNDLGEVLAIAARGSEVPVRIRYELPARPGRQIETVLYFVACEALTNAAKHAAATLVTVDFEAQDGWIRMRVHDDGVGGAEPTGRGLSGLARRVTALDGRLRVTSPAGGPTTLLAELPCG; encoded by the coding sequence GTGGGGGAGCGGCCAACCGGCAGGTGGTGGGGCGTCCTCCGGCCTCCGATCGGCGTCGCCGCCGGCGTCGCGACGGCCGGTGCCGGGTTCGCCTTCCTCGCCGTCGCGGCCGCCGCGTTCGGCCTGGTCGCGATCAGGCCGGCGGCCCGCCGTCGGGTCGTCGCCCTGACCAAGAGGTACGCGGGGCGACTGGTGCACATGGAACGTCGCCGCCTCGGCGGGCTGCTCGCCGCCGGGGAGTTGCCCACGACAGACGGGGTGGCGACCCGACGGCAGATCGGCTACCTGGCCGCCCGGCTGCTGACCGGAACGCTCGGCGTGCTGGCGTACGCCGTGCTGGGTGTCGGCGTGGTGCTGGCCTGGATCGTGCTGCGCGCGGCGGTGCGCGGCGAGTTGACCCTCCCCGACGCACTGGCCCAGGTCGGCGTCGGTGTGGTCCTGCTCCTGCTCAACGTTCAGGCCTTCGCCAGTATCGCGGCGCTCGACGTCCGGCTGGCGCGACGACTGCTCAGCCCGGGCACCCGGGCGGAGCTGACGCGACGGGTCCAGGAGTTGACCGCCAGTCGGGCCGGGGTCATCGCCGCCGTCGACGCCGAACGGCAGCGCATCGAACGCGACCTGCACGACGGCCTACAGCAACGGCTGATCGCCCTCGGCATGCTGCTCGGCCGGGCCCGCCGTGCCCGCGACGTCGACCGCACGCACGCGCTGATCGTGCAGGCACACGAGGACGTACAGCGGGCCGTCGAGGAGTTGCGTGAGGTGGCGTGGCGGGTCTACCCGTCGGCATTGGACAGCAATGATCTGGGCGAGGTCCTCGCCATCGCGGCTCGCGGATCGGAAGTGCCGGTACGGATCCGCTACGAACTGCCGGCCCGCCCCGGGCGGCAGATCGAGACGGTGCTCTACTTCGTGGCCTGCGAGGCGCTCACGAACGCCGCGAAACACGCCGCCGCTACCCTGGTCACTGTCGACTTCGAGGCACAGGACGGGTGGATCCGGATGCGCGTGCACGACGACGGCGTCGGCGGGGCGGAACCAACAGGGCGCGGGCTGTCCGGGCTGGCGCGCCGGGTCACCGCGCTGGACGGTCGGCTGCGGGTGACCAGCCCCGCCGGCGGTCCGACCACACTGCTGGCGGAGTTGCCGTGCGGCTAG
- a CDS encoding VOC family protein encodes MTSPADDGTVSVRYLVDDVAAALDFYTTHLGFTPITTFLPAFADVRRGNLRLLLSGPDSSAGRAMPDGRRPHPGGWNRIHLIVADIDTEVARLRAVGVVFRSDVVSGPGGRQIVMDDPAGNPVELFEPVRA; translated from the coding sequence ATGACCAGCCCTGCCGATGACGGCACCGTCAGCGTGCGTTACCTCGTCGACGACGTTGCCGCCGCGCTCGACTTCTACACCACCCACCTCGGGTTCACTCCGATCACCACGTTCCTGCCCGCTTTCGCCGACGTGAGGCGCGGCAACCTGCGGCTGCTGCTGTCCGGCCCGGACAGCTCCGCCGGCCGCGCCATGCCCGACGGGCGCCGTCCGCACCCCGGTGGCTGGAACCGCATCCATCTGATCGTCGCCGACATCGACACCGAGGTGGCCCGGCTCCGAGCAGTCGGTGTCGTGTTCCGCAGCGACGTCGTCAGCGGCCCCGGCGGCAGGCAGATCGTCATGGACGACCCGGCGGGCAACCCTGTTGAGCTGTTCGAGCCCGTCCGCGCCTAA
- a CDS encoding helix-turn-helix domain-containing protein, with protein sequence MVPAEGGPTTGPTVLRMLLGAQLRRLRETSGVTREGAGWEIRSSESKISRMELGRVGFKERDVSDLLTLYGVTEEHEREALLKLARDANSPGWWHRYGDVLPTWFQSYLGLEAAAALIRSYEVQFVPGLLQTGDYARAVVLLGHGAADPAEIDRRVALRMQRQQLLHRDNAPQLWAVVDEAALRRPIGGPAVMRGQLTALIEATKSPNIRLQVIPFAAGGHAAAGGAFTILRFGDQELPDIVYIEQLTSALYLDKRDDLDYYAVAMERLCVEAEPPERTPDILGRLLDDLYPA encoded by the coding sequence ATGGTTCCCGCCGAGGGTGGCCCGACAACCGGGCCGACCGTGCTGCGCATGCTGCTCGGCGCCCAGTTACGGCGGCTTCGGGAGACCAGTGGGGTGACCCGCGAGGGTGCCGGCTGGGAGATCCGTTCCTCCGAATCGAAGATCAGTCGGATGGAGCTGGGTCGGGTCGGGTTCAAGGAGCGCGACGTCTCCGACCTGTTGACCCTCTACGGCGTCACCGAGGAGCACGAGCGCGAGGCGCTGCTGAAACTCGCCCGGGACGCCAACAGCCCCGGCTGGTGGCACCGCTACGGTGACGTGCTGCCGACCTGGTTCCAGTCGTATCTGGGCCTGGAGGCCGCTGCCGCGTTGATCCGGAGCTACGAGGTGCAGTTCGTGCCCGGCCTGTTGCAGACCGGGGACTATGCCCGGGCGGTCGTCCTGCTCGGGCACGGCGCGGCCGACCCGGCCGAGATCGACCGACGGGTCGCCCTGCGCATGCAGCGGCAGCAGCTGCTCCACCGGGACAACGCGCCGCAGCTCTGGGCCGTGGTGGACGAGGCGGCCCTGCGCCGCCCGATCGGCGGCCCCGCCGTCATGCGCGGGCAGCTCACCGCACTCATCGAGGCGACCAAGTCGCCCAACATCCGGCTCCAGGTCATCCCGTTCGCCGCCGGCGGCCACGCCGCCGCCGGGGGCGCCTTCACCATCCTGCGCTTCGGCGACCAGGAGTTGCCCGACATCGTCTACATCGAGCAGCTCACCAGCGCCCTCTACCTCGACAAGCGTGACGACCTGGACTACTACGCGGTGGCCATGGAGCGGCTCTGCGTCGAGGCCGAGCCGCCGGAGCGTACCCCGGACATCCTCGGCCGTCTGTTGGACGACCTCTACCCGGCCTGA
- a CDS encoding DedA family protein — protein sequence MIRTSHALLATGTPTAAAEPPQGGIVGYVTDLVERLGGPGAGLAVALENLFPPIPSEVILPLAGFVAAQGRMSLVGAIFWTTLGSVVGALALYLIGASLGRDRMRAIVSRLPLVKLSDVDRTEAWFLRHGVKAVFFGRMIPIFRSLISIPAGVERMPVSTFLIYTTLGSLIWNTTFVLAGYLLGDNWHLVEGYAGMLQKVVIVVCVAAAAWFVGSRVRRARRAVRNPEPTEPEPNAPNGVPDPAGRGTLYRSGSWGSGDH from the coding sequence ATGATTCGAACGTCCCACGCCCTGCTCGCCACCGGAACCCCCACCGCCGCAGCGGAACCGCCGCAGGGCGGGATCGTCGGTTACGTCACTGACCTGGTGGAACGGCTCGGCGGCCCCGGTGCCGGCCTGGCGGTGGCGCTGGAGAACCTCTTCCCGCCGATCCCCAGTGAGGTGATTCTGCCGTTGGCCGGGTTCGTCGCCGCGCAGGGACGGATGAGTCTGGTCGGTGCGATTTTCTGGACCACGCTGGGCTCGGTGGTGGGTGCGCTCGCGCTCTACCTGATCGGCGCGTCGTTGGGGCGCGACCGGATGCGCGCCATCGTGTCCCGGCTTCCCCTGGTGAAGCTCAGCGACGTGGACCGGACCGAGGCGTGGTTCCTCCGGCACGGCGTGAAGGCCGTCTTCTTCGGCCGGATGATCCCGATCTTCCGGAGCCTGATCTCCATTCCGGCCGGGGTGGAGCGGATGCCGGTCAGCACGTTCCTGATCTACACCACGCTGGGCAGCCTGATCTGGAACACCACATTCGTCCTCGCCGGCTACCTGCTCGGCGACAACTGGCACCTCGTCGAGGGCTACGCCGGCATGCTCCAGAAGGTGGTGATCGTCGTCTGTGTGGCGGCGGCCGCCTGGTTCGTCGGGTCCCGAGTGCGGCGCGCCCGCCGCGCCGTGCGTAACCCCGAACCGACCGAACCCGAGCCGAACGCGCCGAACGGTGTGCCCGACCCGGCCGGTCGCGGAACGCTCTACCGCAGCGGGTCGTGGGGCTCGGGCGACCACTAG
- a CDS encoding DinB family protein, which translates to MTTFPGTFADDVIDQSAKTQVEAFIDEHRRALNGYLDGLTEEQARRSLVPSRTTLLGLLKHAAFVEKVWFDEAVTRRTRAEIGIPATPDESFVLDDDDTIAAVQQAHREACEASRRATSSLGLDDVLPGNRRGPLPLRWVYLHVLRELAQHCGHAEILREQILSEQRG; encoded by the coding sequence ATGACTACCTTCCCGGGGACCTTCGCCGACGACGTCATCGACCAGTCGGCGAAGACGCAGGTCGAGGCGTTCATCGACGAGCACCGCAGGGCGCTCAACGGCTACCTGGACGGGCTGACCGAGGAGCAGGCACGCCGATCGTTGGTGCCGTCCCGGACCACGCTGTTGGGTCTGCTGAAGCACGCCGCCTTCGTGGAGAAGGTCTGGTTCGACGAGGCCGTCACCCGCCGCACTCGCGCCGAGATCGGCATACCCGCGACGCCGGACGAGTCGTTCGTCCTCGACGACGACGACACGATCGCCGCCGTTCAGCAGGCCCACCGCGAGGCCTGCGAGGCGTCCCGTCGGGCGACGTCGTCGCTCGGCCTGGACGACGTGCTGCCCGGCAACCGGCGCGGTCCGCTGCCGCTGCGGTGGGTCTACCTGCACGTGCTGCGTGAGCTTGCCCAGCACTGCGGGCACGCCGAGATCCTGCGGGAGCAGATCCTGAGCGAGCAGCGCGGGTGA
- a CDS encoding alpha/beta fold hydrolase, with product MTTMQTHTLAAPGVDLVYDVRGPLPPAGGRPVLLMIGQPMAAEGFTALAPHFGDRTVVTYDPRGLGRSVRTDGRIDHTPQQQAADLHLLVEALGAGPVDLFASSGGAVTALELVAAYPGDVVTLVAHEPPINAVLPDADAAERARAGFYDAYQAKGSGAGMAAFIAMTSWQGEFTDAYFAQPTPDPAMFGLSTDDDGSRDDPLLSKNSWAISDYRPDAGLLAAAPTRIVVAVGEESAGTYTARTAHGLAALLGQQAVVFPSHHGGFLGGEFGYAGKPEEFAARLREVLDAG from the coding sequence ATGACGACGATGCAGACGCACACCCTCGCCGCACCCGGCGTCGACCTGGTCTACGACGTCCGGGGCCCACTGCCCCCGGCCGGGGGACGCCCCGTGCTGCTGATGATCGGCCAGCCGATGGCGGCGGAGGGCTTCACCGCGCTCGCGCCGCACTTCGGCGACCGTACCGTCGTCACCTACGACCCCCGTGGGCTCGGCCGTAGCGTCCGCACGGACGGCCGGATCGACCACACGCCGCAGCAGCAGGCCGCCGACCTGCACCTGCTGGTCGAGGCGCTCGGTGCCGGCCCGGTCGATCTGTTCGCCAGCAGCGGCGGCGCGGTGACGGCGCTCGAACTCGTCGCCGCGTACCCCGGAGACGTCGTGACGTTGGTGGCGCACGAACCGCCGATCAACGCCGTGCTCCCCGACGCCGACGCCGCCGAACGCGCCCGGGCCGGGTTCTACGACGCGTACCAGGCGAAGGGCTCCGGCGCCGGGATGGCCGCGTTCATCGCGATGACCTCGTGGCAGGGCGAGTTCACCGACGCCTACTTCGCCCAGCCCACGCCCGACCCGGCGATGTTCGGCCTGTCGACCGACGACGACGGCTCCCGCGACGACCCGTTGCTGTCGAAGAACTCGTGGGCGATCAGCGACTACCGGCCGGACGCGGGCCTGCTCGCCGCGGCGCCGACCCGGATCGTCGTCGCCGTGGGGGAGGAGTCGGCGGGGACGTACACCGCGCGGACGGCCCACGGCCTGGCGGCCCTGCTCGGTCAGCAGGCCGTGGTGTTCCCCAGTCACCACGGCGGCTTCCTCGGCGGCGAGTTCGGCTACGCGGGCAAGCCCGAGGAGTTCGCGGCCCGGCTGCGGGAGGTGCTGGACGCCGGCTGA
- a CDS encoding carbon-nitrogen hydrolase family protein: protein MPPRYEAILRVDHEADHPTARVDHTGKGVENRTPLRLAVAQPACVPLDVAENALAHAAAVRAARARVVVFPELSLTGYEVDAPVVSVDDPRLTPLVEACAETGALALAGAPVAGDHIATLAVTGGGATVAYRKMWLGGAESRRFQPGDVPAVLDVDGWRVGLAICRDTGVAAHAARTAALGIDVYAAGVLESAEDWAVIDERAARLTAAHRVWVAVASFAGSTGGGYTEAAGRSGVWTPQGEAYARAGAEPDEVISVLVTPGIDGV from the coding sequence ATGCCCCCACGGTACGAAGCGATCCTGAGAGTCGACCATGAGGCCGACCACCCGACCGCCCGGGTCGACCACACCGGCAAGGGTGTGGAAAACCGCACCCCGCTGCGGCTCGCGGTGGCGCAGCCGGCGTGCGTACCCCTGGATGTCGCGGAGAACGCGCTGGCGCACGCCGCCGCGGTCCGCGCGGCGCGCGCCCGGGTGGTGGTCTTTCCGGAGCTGTCGCTGACGGGGTACGAGGTGGACGCGCCGGTCGTGTCGGTCGACGACCCGCGGTTGACGCCGTTGGTCGAGGCGTGCGCCGAGACGGGCGCGTTGGCGCTGGCCGGTGCGCCGGTCGCGGGCGACCACATCGCGACGTTGGCGGTGACCGGGGGCGGTGCGACGGTGGCGTACCGGAAGATGTGGTTGGGCGGCGCGGAGTCCCGCCGCTTTCAACCGGGTGACGTGCCGGCGGTGCTCGATGTGGACGGTTGGCGGGTCGGGCTGGCGATCTGCAGGGACACCGGGGTCGCCGCGCACGCGGCGCGGACCGCCGCGCTCGGGATCGACGTGTACGCGGCGGGTGTGCTGGAGTCGGCCGAGGATTGGGCGGTGATCGACGAGCGGGCCGCCCGGCTCACGGCCGCGCACCGGGTCTGGGTGGCGGTGGCGAGCTTCGCCGGGTCGACGGGTGGCGGCTACACCGAGGCGGCGGGGCGGTCGGGGGTCTGGACACCGCAGGGCGAGGCGTACGCCCGCGCGGGCGCCGAGCCGGACGAGGTGATCAGCGTGCTGGTGACGCCAGGTATCGACGGCGTTTGA
- a CDS encoding arsenate reductase/protein-tyrosine-phosphatase family protein, producing the protein MPGTMTPPRFVTAAGHPVRWRLLGELAGGDLAVRELTALLGQPQNLVSYHLGKLRKAELVTARRSSADGRDTYYSLDLARCGDLLSGVGDALHPGLRLTGPAPAAPAAGRVLFLCTANSSRSQMAEALLRNSTGGTVEAFSGGSTPKPIHPQAVSVMAARGIDLTTARPKHLGEFSGQRFDLVITLCDRVKEVCPEFPGHPRPVHWSTADPAADPGDPSAFDHVADALAQRIVFLLHTLAHR; encoded by the coding sequence ATGCCAGGCACCATGACGCCGCCCAGGTTCGTGACCGCCGCCGGGCACCCGGTGCGGTGGCGGCTGCTCGGTGAGCTGGCCGGCGGCGACCTCGCGGTGCGCGAGTTGACCGCATTGCTCGGCCAGCCACAGAATCTCGTCTCCTACCACCTGGGCAAGCTGCGCAAGGCCGAGCTGGTGACCGCGCGGCGCAGCAGCGCCGACGGCCGTGACACCTACTACTCGCTCGACCTTGCCCGTTGCGGTGACCTGCTGTCCGGTGTGGGTGACGCCCTGCACCCCGGGTTGCGACTCACCGGACCCGCGCCTGCCGCCCCGGCAGCCGGGCGGGTGTTGTTCCTGTGCACGGCCAACAGCTCGCGGTCGCAGATGGCCGAAGCGCTGCTGCGGAACAGCACCGGCGGGACTGTGGAGGCGTTCAGCGGCGGGAGCACACCGAAGCCCATTCATCCGCAGGCGGTCAGCGTCATGGCGGCACGTGGGATCGATCTGACGACGGCCCGGCCCAAACACCTCGGCGAGTTCAGTGGTCAGCGATTCGACCTCGTGATCACTCTCTGTGACCGGGTCAAGGAAGTCTGCCCCGAGTTCCCGGGCCATCCGCGACCGGTGCACTGGAGCACCGCGGATCCCGCCGCCGATCCGGGCGACCCGTCCGCGTTCGACCACGTCGCCGACGCACTCGCCCAGCGCATCGTTTTCCTGCTGCACACACTCGCTCACCGCTAG
- a CDS encoding response regulator transcription factor: MRLVLAEDSTLLREGLTRLLAEEDHEVLAGVGTADELVETVGRTRPDVVVTDVRMPPTHTDDGLRAALEIRRRWPDTGVLVLSQYVERRYAGRLLADRPEGVGYLLKDRVAQVDDFLDALDRVAAGGTALDPEVVRQVVAGSERPDPLGRLTPRERDVLHEMAQGHTNLAVAQRLHVSQSAVEKHVNAIFDKLDLAHTTGYSRRILAVLRYLGN, from the coding sequence GTGCGGCTAGTCCTCGCCGAAGACTCGACGCTGCTCCGGGAAGGCCTGACGCGACTCCTCGCCGAGGAGGACCACGAGGTGCTCGCGGGGGTCGGGACCGCCGACGAACTCGTCGAGACGGTCGGACGAACCCGGCCCGACGTGGTCGTCACCGATGTCCGGATGCCGCCCACCCACACCGATGACGGCCTGCGGGCGGCGTTGGAGATCCGTCGGCGGTGGCCCGACACCGGTGTCCTGGTGCTCTCGCAGTACGTGGAACGGCGGTACGCCGGCCGGCTGCTCGCGGACCGCCCGGAGGGGGTCGGCTACCTGCTCAAGGACCGGGTCGCCCAGGTGGACGACTTCCTGGACGCACTCGACCGGGTCGCCGCCGGAGGCACCGCCCTCGACCCCGAGGTGGTCCGGCAGGTGGTGGCCGGCTCGGAGCGGCCCGACCCGCTCGGTCGGCTGACACCGCGCGAACGGGACGTACTGCACGAGATGGCCCAGGGCCACACGAACCTCGCCGTCGCCCAGCGGCTGCACGTGTCGCAGAGTGCTGTGGAGAAGCACGTCAACGCCATCTTCGACAAGCTCGACCTCGCCCACACGACCGGGTACAGCCGGCGGATCCTCGCCGTCCTGCGCTACCTGGGCAACTGA
- a CDS encoding DUF397 domain-containing protein, translating into MQQPPNGVPIHQLPPLSWQKSRRSNPSGNCVELAELPGGAGIAVRNSRHPEGPALIYTVDEIAAFVLGARDGDFDHLIN; encoded by the coding sequence ATGCAGCAGCCACCCAATGGCGTACCGATCCATCAGTTGCCCCCACTGAGCTGGCAGAAGAGCCGCCGTAGCAACCCCAGCGGCAACTGCGTCGAACTCGCCGAACTGCCCGGGGGAGCGGGCATCGCGGTTCGCAACTCGCGGCACCCGGAGGGGCCGGCGCTGATCTACACAGTGGACGAGATCGCCGCCTTCGTTCTCGGCGCGCGGGACGGGGACTTCGACCATCTGATCAACTGA
- a CDS encoding histidine phosphatase family protein, producing the protein MRTRLIFVRHGESLHQLEGIVGGPRGCRGLTALGHEQANDLAKRLTGEVAADRPVAVYSSVLRRAVETAQPIATAFGVRPVADCGLCTWHTPPYADGLPTARFRTEHAVAGGGVFRPFEEGNESWAELVVRVSRAIMEIAHRHRGSTVILVGHSETVEGAFHALAAQPVFRAFDLDVPPASITEWTTDHDPGGWPPARWTLRRFADSGGWARA; encoded by the coding sequence ATGCGGACACGTCTGATCTTCGTGCGACACGGCGAGTCGCTCCACCAGCTCGAGGGAATCGTGGGCGGACCACGTGGATGCCGGGGCCTCACCGCCCTCGGTCACGAGCAGGCGAACGATCTCGCCAAGCGGCTCACCGGCGAGGTCGCCGCCGACCGACCCGTGGCGGTCTACTCGTCCGTGCTGCGGAGGGCTGTCGAGACAGCGCAGCCGATCGCCACCGCGTTCGGCGTCCGGCCCGTGGCCGACTGTGGCCTGTGCACCTGGCACACACCCCCGTACGCCGACGGCCTTCCGACCGCCCGCTTCCGTACCGAACACGCGGTGGCCGGCGGGGGTGTGTTCCGGCCGTTCGAGGAGGGCAACGAGAGCTGGGCCGAACTGGTGGTCCGCGTCAGCCGAGCGATCATGGAGATCGCCCACCGGCACCGGGGTTCCACGGTGATCCTGGTCGGTCACAGCGAGACCGTCGAGGGCGCGTTCCACGCGCTCGCCGCGCAGCCGGTCTTCCGGGCCTTCGACCTGGACGTGCCCCCGGCCTCGATCACCGAGTGGACGACCGACCACGACCCGGGAGGTTGGCCGCCGGCCCGCTGGACGCTCCGTCGTTTCGCCGACTCCGGCGGGTGGGCCCGGGCGTGA